A part of Sinorhizobium chiapasense genomic DNA contains:
- a CDS encoding AraC family transcriptional regulator translates to MPKSRGNYLSQLADADHFRSLEWIESANASVLAIGKDYASGLRIPPHSHSRTQLWWARCGVVLVHTPGGRWMIPPGHALLIPAGTEHSAEMVSDVRMHSIYIFAAASRADRPLVVEITALAGSLIDSLIAARDEASSERREQLIMDLLLAEIPRLAERPLGLPFPQNQRLASLCRQFLKAPSATATIDQWADRMGISRRSFTRLFRHETGISFVTWRQQACIFGSLPRLADGEPITTVALDAGYENVAAFTTMFRRMLGAPPSLYLRDYSAARLIRRAKDAVAL, encoded by the coding sequence ATGCCGAAATCGAGAGGAAATTACCTGTCGCAACTGGCGGATGCGGATCATTTCAGAAGCCTGGAGTGGATCGAGAGCGCGAACGCTTCCGTCCTGGCGATTGGCAAAGACTACGCCTCTGGCTTGAGGATCCCTCCACACAGCCATAGCCGCACACAGTTGTGGTGGGCGCGCTGCGGAGTCGTCCTGGTACACACGCCGGGCGGGCGCTGGATGATCCCTCCCGGGCACGCCTTGCTCATTCCCGCCGGCACGGAACACTCGGCGGAGATGGTGAGCGATGTCAGGATGCATTCGATCTACATTTTTGCGGCCGCCAGCCGCGCGGATCGTCCGCTCGTGGTCGAGATCACCGCGCTCGCCGGAAGCCTTATTGACTCTTTGATCGCCGCTCGGGACGAAGCGTCGTCGGAGCGACGGGAGCAATTGATCATGGATCTGTTGCTGGCGGAGATCCCGCGGCTTGCGGAGCGACCGCTGGGCTTGCCTTTCCCGCAGAACCAAAGGCTTGCCTCCCTGTGCCGACAGTTCCTGAAAGCACCTTCGGCGACCGCAACGATAGATCAATGGGCCGATCGCATGGGCATCAGCCGCCGTTCCTTTACGCGCCTTTTTCGGCACGAGACCGGCATCAGTTTCGTCACCTGGCGGCAGCAGGCTTGCATCTTCGGCTCGCTGCCGCGCCTTGCCGACGGTGAACCGATCACCACCGTGGCGCTCGATGCGGGCTACGAGAATGTCGCGGCTTTCACGACCATGTTCCGCCGCATGCTTGGTGCGCCGCCAAGCCTCTATCTGCGCGACTACAGCGCCGCGCGTCTTATCAGACGCGCAAAGGACGCTGTAGCACTTTGA
- a CDS encoding MipA/OmpV family protein has product MRIRIALLSGSFFLLAGAASAEDGRFMWSGDWYLKVGATGFIGPKYEGASDRMFQAAPLVSLGKAGSSVRFSSRNDNMSYAFLDQGGFRTGVVGKLLFERDEDRSSDLKGLDPVKFGGEVGGFAEVYPTDWMRLRAEVRQGIRSHHGVVADVAADAFVDVSETVRVSGGPRLTAATSDYFDTYYGVNNRESAASGLSAYDPGGGIHSAGLGAAVTWQATEKLETSAYAEYRRLMGPAADSSLVRERGSRNQLLVGVSATYRFDFTLP; this is encoded by the coding sequence TTGCGTATCCGTATTGCTCTTCTTTCTGGAAGTTTTTTCCTGCTGGCCGGCGCAGCTTCCGCCGAAGACGGCCGTTTTATGTGGTCGGGCGATTGGTATCTGAAAGTCGGCGCCACGGGTTTCATCGGCCCGAAATATGAAGGCGCATCGGATCGGATGTTCCAGGCGGCGCCGCTGGTCTCGCTTGGCAAAGCCGGCAGCAGCGTGCGTTTCTCCTCGCGCAATGACAATATGTCCTACGCGTTCCTCGATCAGGGCGGGTTCCGGACAGGCGTCGTGGGCAAGCTGCTCTTCGAGCGTGACGAGGATAGGTCGAGCGATCTGAAGGGCCTCGATCCCGTCAAGTTCGGCGGCGAAGTCGGCGGCTTCGCCGAGGTTTATCCGACCGATTGGATGCGTCTGCGCGCTGAGGTTCGCCAGGGTATCCGCAGCCATCACGGTGTCGTCGCGGACGTCGCGGCGGACGCCTTCGTCGATGTCAGCGAGACGGTACGGGTATCCGGCGGCCCGCGGCTGACGGCTGCGACGAGTGATTATTTCGACACCTATTACGGTGTGAACAATCGGGAATCGGCTGCGTCCGGCCTGAGCGCCTACGACCCGGGCGGCGGCATCCACTCCGCCGGCCTCGGCGCTGCGGTTACCTGGCAGGCGACCGAGAAGCTGGAGACCAGCGCCTATGCCGAATACCGGCGATTGATGGGTCCCGCCGCCGATTCGAGCCTGGTACGTGAGCGCGGCAGCCGCAATCAGCTTCTGGTCGGGGTTTCCGCGACCTACCGCTTCGACTTCACGCTTCCTTGA